The following coding sequences are from one Cenarchaeum symbiosum A window:
- a CDS encoding 3,4-dihydroxy-2-butanone 4-phosphate synthase (COG0108), producing MPGMPLEVAIESLKRGEFVLVHDSEGRENEVDMVAAAGLVTPEHIARMRLHGGGLICLAIGPGLASALGLRYMHEMLSESPGFPRGMIMGLAPYGDRSTFSITVNHHRTYTGVTDRDRALTISEMAGLHGAADPRAEFVSSFRTPGHVPLLMASGGLLEERRGHTEMSVYLAGAAGLAPAAAICEMMDAETYTALSADKARRYAQDNGIPFVDGRELIEYAGVR from the coding sequence CATGATTCAGAGGGCCGCGAGAATGAAGTGGACATGGTGGCTGCAGCAGGGCTGGTGACGCCCGAGCATATAGCACGGATGCGCCTGCACGGCGGCGGGCTGATCTGCCTTGCGATAGGCCCCGGCCTTGCGTCGGCGCTCGGCCTGAGGTACATGCACGAGATGCTGTCAGAATCGCCCGGCTTTCCCAGGGGGATGATAATGGGACTTGCCCCGTACGGGGACCGGTCCACGTTCTCGATAACGGTCAACCATCACAGGACGTACACGGGTGTGACCGACCGGGACAGGGCGCTGACCATCTCGGAGATGGCCGGGTTGCACGGCGCGGCAGATCCCCGGGCGGAGTTTGTCTCGTCATTCAGGACGCCGGGGCACGTCCCCCTGTTGATGGCGTCAGGCGGCCTGCTCGAGGAGAGGCGGGGCCACACGGAGATGTCGGTATACCTTGCGGGGGCGGCGGGGCTCGCGCCGGCGGCGGCAATCTGCGAGATGATGGATGCCGAGACCTACACCGCGCTGTCCGCGGATAAGGCGCGCAGGTACGCGCAGGACAACGGCATTCCCTTTGTCGACGGCAGGGAGCTCATAGAGTACGCGGGGGTGCGCTGA
- a CDS encoding riboflavin synthase beta chain (COG0054), producing MASEFNGEVTSRMLEVAREKAGTLQLEIRHTSRVPGAFDMPVIVDALLRREDIDGVVTLGAIIKGRTKHDELIARTTARSLSDLSVRHQKPVSLGISGPGMHERQAHARIRPVAERAVEAVLSVYDELKRISRPCS from the coding sequence GTGGCGTCAGAGTTCAACGGCGAGGTGACCTCCCGCATGTTAGAGGTGGCCCGGGAGAAGGCCGGAACGCTCCAGCTGGAGATCCGGCATACATCGCGCGTCCCCGGCGCATTTGACATGCCGGTGATAGTCGACGCGCTGTTAAGGAGGGAGGATATCGACGGGGTCGTCACGCTTGGCGCGATAATCAAGGGCCGCACAAAGCATGACGAGCTGATAGCAAGGACCACGGCGAGATCCCTCTCTGATCTGTCCGTGCGGCACCAAAAGCCCGTCTCCCTGGGCATAAGCGGGCCCGGGATGCACGAGAGGCAGGCGCACGCAAGAATCAGGCCCGTGGCGGAGAGGGCAGTCGAGGCGGTGCTCTCCGTATATGACGAGCTCAAGAGGATCAGCCGGCCGTGCAGCTGA
- a CDS encoding GTP cyclohydrolase III (COG2429), whose amino-acid sequence MTSGLDAQGHAEILQKISVRGPGLTMAIGRAEEPLDADMMAHKAREAGELLGDGIFGRPGGQDGPVTIMHLDVDDVSSQARSRSPYEVSSAMFGLYARMSSFFVGHGALTFFMGGDNFMVVSGPRAKGAVRGFLDEMNGTGVILNCGIGTGGSAREAACRATGALDKIREIRDSGGKKPQVYELP is encoded by the coding sequence GTGACCAGCGGGCTGGATGCGCAGGGGCACGCCGAGATACTGCAAAAGATCTCGGTGCGGGGCCCCGGCCTCACCATGGCGATAGGGCGCGCAGAAGAGCCGCTGGACGCCGACATGATGGCCCACAAGGCAAGGGAGGCAGGCGAGCTGCTCGGGGACGGGATATTTGGCCGGCCCGGCGGGCAGGATGGCCCTGTAACTATAATGCACCTTGATGTCGATGATGTCAGCTCGCAGGCAAGATCCCGGTCGCCGTACGAGGTCTCGTCGGCAATGTTCGGGCTGTACGCCCGGATGTCCTCGTTCTTTGTCGGGCACGGGGCGCTCACGTTCTTTATGGGCGGGGACAACTTTATGGTCGTCTCGGGGCCCCGGGCCAAAGGGGCGGTGCGGGGCTTTCTCGACGAGATGAACGGCACGGGCGTTATACTCAACTGCGGTATAGGGACGGGGGGCAGCGCCAGGGAGGCTGCCTGCCGTGCCACGGGGGCGCTCGACAAGATCCGCGAGATCAGGGATTCGGGTGGGAAGAAGCCGCAGGTATACGAGCTGCCATGA
- a CDS encoding cytosine deaminase (COG0402), whose protein sequence is MILRNVGALVGGDLEYVQSTDIRITRGRFGAVRPGQAGPGAADCEGLLAMPGLVNAHTHIGDSIAKDAAPRGTVDDKIHPVHGAKARILSRTRPEHLAAFMRNSCISMIRGGTTAFADFREGGPAGIALAKRALAGLPIRRRILGRAGLYQDWGQIGRDEGFPRGRRAELDRVLRECDGLGISGANENSDSVLRSYSRTKKLRAIHSSETEQSIAASRAHTKRSEAARALQLRPHFMVHMTHASRADLRAVARSCGIVVCPRANAALAEGIPDIHMMLKEGCRVAIGTDNVMVNPPDMFREMDYLWKVTMAVHKKRIDPREILQMATVNGGSMLGLGAGPIEAGMLADCILIEKHSIDLEPLHDPHAAIVHRASAGSVRAVIIGGRIAHGRI, encoded by the coding sequence ATGATACTGCGAAATGTGGGCGCCCTTGTCGGCGGGGATCTCGAGTATGTCCAGTCGACTGACATACGTATAACCCGGGGGCGGTTTGGCGCGGTGCGCCCGGGGCAGGCGGGCCCCGGGGCTGCCGACTGCGAGGGGCTGCTTGCAATGCCAGGGCTGGTAAACGCGCACACGCACATAGGCGATTCAATAGCAAAGGATGCGGCGCCCCGCGGCACCGTAGATGACAAGATACACCCCGTACACGGCGCCAAGGCGAGGATACTGTCCCGCACGCGGCCCGAACACCTGGCTGCATTCATGCGGAACTCGTGCATCTCAATGATCAGGGGGGGCACCACGGCGTTTGCCGATTTCAGGGAGGGCGGGCCCGCGGGGATCGCGCTTGCAAAGCGGGCCCTTGCGGGGCTCCCGATACGGCGCCGCATCCTGGGCAGGGCGGGCCTGTACCAGGACTGGGGGCAGATCGGGCGCGACGAGGGGTTCCCGCGGGGCAGGAGGGCCGAGCTCGACAGGGTGCTCCGGGAATGCGACGGGCTGGGCATCAGCGGCGCCAACGAGAACAGCGATTCTGTGCTCCGGTCCTACTCCCGGACAAAAAAGCTCAGGGCAATACACTCGTCGGAGACGGAGCAGAGCATTGCCGCATCGAGGGCGCACACAAAGAGGTCAGAGGCGGCCCGTGCCCTGCAGCTCCGGCCGCACTTTATGGTTCACATGACGCATGCGTCGCGGGCCGACTTGCGCGCTGTGGCGCGGTCCTGCGGGATAGTGGTATGCCCCCGCGCAAATGCGGCGCTAGCCGAGGGGATCCCCGACATACACATGATGCTAAAGGAGGGCTGCCGCGTGGCGATCGGCACGGACAATGTGATGGTAAACCCGCCGGACATGTTCCGCGAGATGGACTATTTGTGGAAGGTCACCATGGCTGTGCACAAAAAGCGGATCGACCCGCGCGAGATACTCCAGATGGCCACCGTCAACGGGGGGAGCATGCTGGGGCTGGGGGCGGGCCCTATAGAAGCGGGCATGCTGGCCGACTGCATCCTCATTGAAAAGCACTCGATAGACCTTGAGCCTCTGCACGACCCGCATGCCGCGATAGTGCACAGGGCGTCGGCAGGATCGGTAAGGGCGGTGATCATAGGCGGCAGGATAGCACATGGCAGGATCTAG
- a CDS encoding riboflavin specific deaminase (COG1985): MILGAAASVDGRIATRTGDSGISSARDLRRVHRLRSEVDGIMVGRGTVVSDDPLLTARHRGGRNPVRIIIDPLGRLPPESQIARTAGRIPTIVACTGRIPPRNRRRLEGLSVEVLEAGTDEMDLLVLLRALYRRGLRTILLEGGARTNWGFIERGLVDEMIITIAPVVIGGTGSVPLVGGRGFAGVHRRAFRLKEALRQGDEVVLHYVKRAPRPARN, encoded by the coding sequence GTGATCCTGGGCGCTGCGGCCAGCGTAGACGGGAGAATCGCCACGCGCACGGGGGACTCGGGGATCTCGTCTGCGCGAGACCTGCGGCGCGTCCACAGGCTGCGTTCGGAGGTCGACGGCATAATGGTGGGCAGGGGAACGGTCGTATCCGACGACCCGCTGCTGACGGCAAGGCACAGGGGGGGCAGGAATCCCGTGCGGATTATAATCGACCCGCTGGGGAGGCTGCCCCCGGAATCCCAGATAGCCAGGACCGCGGGGAGGATCCCGACTATAGTGGCATGTACGGGCAGGATCCCCCCCCGGAACCGACGCAGGCTCGAGGGGTTGTCAGTGGAGGTGCTCGAGGCGGGTACAGATGAGATGGACCTTTTGGTGCTTCTGCGCGCCCTTTACCGGCGGGGACTGCGGACTATATTGCTCGAGGGCGGCGCGCGCACAAACTGGGGGTTCATCGAGCGGGGGCTTGTCGACGAGATGATAATCACAATAGCGCCTGTGGTGATTGGGGGGACGGGATCGGTCCCGCTGGTGGGCGGCAGGGGGTTTGCAGGGGTGCACCGGCGGGCCTTTCGCCTGAAAGAAGCCTTGCGGCAGGGCGACGAGGTGGTCCTTCACTACGTGAAGAGGGCGCCCCGCCCGGCAAGGAATTAA
- a CDS encoding transcription initiation factor IIE, alpha subunit (COG1675) has translation MIDKYEDPFIRIAVMIGGDEYLKVARSLLKAEDATDEEIASSTGLRINMVRKVLYDLFGKSLISGVRVKDERKGWFVYRWRSRREEVESFIENQKKKIMGRLQQRLDYENSSEFYHCGNDDCQRITFEGALEEMFKCPSCGKVLNLKKNDKAKKAFGKKIDEIKKDLQQTF, from the coding sequence TTGATCGACAAGTATGAGGATCCGTTCATCAGGATCGCCGTGATGATAGGCGGCGACGAGTACCTCAAGGTCGCAAGGTCGCTCCTCAAGGCAGAAGACGCCACCGACGAGGAGATTGCAAGCTCGACGGGCCTGCGGATCAACATGGTCAGAAAGGTCCTCTACGACCTGTTCGGCAAGTCGCTCATCAGCGGCGTCCGCGTCAAGGATGAAAGAAAGGGCTGGTTTGTCTACAGGTGGAGGTCCAGGCGCGAGGAGGTCGAGAGCTTCATAGAGAACCAGAAGAAAAAGATCATGGGCAGGCTGCAGCAGAGGCTCGACTATGAGAACTCGTCAGAGTTCTACCACTGCGGGAATGACGACTGCCAGCGGATCACCTTCGAGGGGGCCCTCGAGGAGATGTTCAAGTGCCCCTCGTGTGGCAAGGTACTCAACCTGAAAAAGAACGACAAGGCGAAAAAGGCGTTTGGCAAAAAGATAGACGAGATCAAAAAGGACCTGCAGCAGACGTTCTGA
- a CDS encoding conserved hypothetical protein (COG3945), whose amino-acid sequence MSTVSLQKDHDLITKVVKSMEATTSLLEEGKEVPGTILMQVIDFSTNFTDICHHSKEEDSLFPALVGAGMEAEEGPVAMMLQDHEKTREIGARMEASARVYLAGGGSKDLVADLKEYVQHMTEHLWKESNRLFPMAEARLQHMARKVDAEVHEIEDAKLRGVKKDRAHYEKLADDLAGHLGSG is encoded by the coding sequence ATGTCCACCGTCTCGCTCCAAAAGGACCACGACCTGATAACCAAGGTGGTCAAGTCGATGGAGGCGACTACAAGCCTGCTCGAGGAGGGCAAGGAGGTCCCCGGGACAATACTGATGCAGGTGATCGACTTTTCGACAAACTTTACCGATATCTGCCACCACAGCAAGGAGGAGGACTCGCTGTTTCCCGCCCTGGTGGGCGCGGGCATGGAGGCAGAGGAGGGGCCCGTCGCCATGATGCTGCAGGACCATGAAAAGACGCGCGAGATAGGCGCCCGGATGGAGGCCTCGGCGCGCGTCTACCTCGCCGGCGGGGGCAGCAAGGATCTAGTCGCGGACCTGAAGGAGTACGTGCAGCACATGACGGAGCACCTCTGGAAGGAGAGCAACCGGCTGTTCCCGATGGCCGAGGCGCGCCTGCAGCACATGGCAAGGAAGGTCGACGCCGAGGTGCACGAGATAGAGGATGCAAAGCTCAGGGGGGTAAAGAAGGACAGGGCGCACTATGAGAAGCTAGCCGACGACCTGGCCGGGCACCTGGGCAGCGGCTGA
- a CDS encoding DNA-binding protein (COG2118), whose product MSYTDPDDSLPEHVPGEAEMSAQKEAILKQILEPQARMRLSNIRMVKPETAAALESHLINAASQGRLAGKISDEHLKQILQSMQKPRREFKINRR is encoded by the coding sequence ATGAGCTATACGGACCCCGACGACTCCCTGCCCGAGCACGTTCCCGGAGAGGCGGAGATGTCCGCCCAGAAGGAGGCGATCCTCAAGCAGATACTCGAGCCGCAGGCCAGGATGCGCCTCTCCAACATAAGGATGGTAAAGCCCGAGACTGCTGCTGCGCTCGAAAGCCACCTGATAAACGCCGCATCACAGGGGAGGCTGGCCGGGAAGATATCCGACGAGCACCTCAAGCAGATACTCCAGTCCATGCAAAAGCCCCGCCGGGAATTCAAGATAAACCGCAGATAG
- a CDS encoding ribosomal protein S19E (COG2238), producing the protein MPADVLIGRLAEILKKEELPRPDWVPFVKTGVHADKPPQDRAWWHTRCASLMRKIYLHGPIGINGLRSEYGGGKPRGYGAANHRKAGGAIIRNAVHGLEKLGYIEKLDKKGRIVSRQGMQKLDRLSTEILGEMAATNPQLKVYS; encoded by the coding sequence GTGCCGGCAGACGTCCTCATAGGGAGGCTGGCCGAGATCCTCAAAAAGGAGGAGCTGCCCCGGCCCGACTGGGTGCCCTTTGTAAAGACGGGCGTGCACGCGGACAAGCCCCCGCAGGACAGGGCCTGGTGGCACACGCGCTGCGCCTCGCTGATGAGAAAGATCTACCTGCACGGGCCCATAGGGATAAACGGGCTCCGCAGCGAGTACGGGGGAGGCAAGCCCCGCGGATACGGCGCGGCAAACCACCGGAAGGCGGGCGGCGCCATAATACGCAACGCGGTGCACGGGCTCGAAAAGCTAGGCTACATTGAAAAGCTGGACAAAAAGGGCAGGATAGTCTCCAGGCAGGGGATGCAGAAGCTGGACCGGCTCTCGACCGAGATACTCGGGGAGATGGCCGCCACGAACCCGCAGCTAAAGGTATACTCTTGA
- a CDS encoding RNase P subunit (COG2023), which translates to MKPALRMIAVERMQILVHSAAMLARTDPALSRRHAQMARRISTRHRVRMPYELRMAYCRKCKSFIAPGVHSRIRVGGPERSVRVRCGFCGHTNRKMLPRAGIPGREGSMVYKTSRDARSHGKSA; encoded by the coding sequence ATGAAGCCCGCCCTGAGGATGATCGCCGTCGAGAGAATGCAGATACTGGTGCACAGCGCCGCCATGCTGGCGCGGACCGACCCTGCCCTGTCGCGGCGGCACGCGCAGATGGCGCGCAGGATAAGCACGCGGCACAGGGTCCGGATGCCGTACGAGCTCCGGATGGCCTACTGCAGAAAGTGCAAGAGCTTTATCGCGCCCGGCGTGCACTCGAGGATCAGGGTGGGGGGCCCCGAGAGGTCGGTCCGCGTGAGGTGCGGCTTTTGTGGGCACACAAACCGCAAGATGCTTCCCCGGGCCGGCATTCCGGGCCGCGAAGGATCGATGGTTTATAAGACTAGCAGGGATGCCCGGTCCCATGGCAAAAGTGCATGA
- a CDS encoding conserved hypothetical protein (COG1756) encodes MTLSLVIAESALELVPQSLARHPSVRASARREGKRPREILLDNSWHYAAMKGLEDEVRRGRPDLVHFALLEATSVPLYTEGMLAVYVHTAGNRVIRVGGGVRLPRSYHRFAGLMEKLLLEGSIMAGENMLLKVEKLDLKGLIQKIDAERTIGLSTAGSPSTCEGVASRMDGDTCLVVGGFQKGHFSESARALFGESYTVGGRPLESHVVLARILYEYEKTVM; translated from the coding sequence GTGACCCTCTCGCTTGTGATAGCCGAGTCTGCGCTCGAGCTGGTCCCGCAGTCCCTGGCGCGGCACCCGTCGGTCAGGGCGTCGGCAAGAAGGGAGGGGAAGAGGCCACGGGAGATTCTGCTGGACAACTCGTGGCATTATGCCGCAATGAAGGGCCTGGAGGACGAGGTGAGGCGCGGCCGCCCGGACCTTGTCCACTTTGCGCTGCTGGAGGCCACGTCCGTGCCGCTGTATACCGAGGGGATGCTGGCGGTATACGTCCACACTGCGGGAAACAGGGTGATACGCGTGGGCGGCGGCGTCAGGCTGCCGCGGTCCTACCACCGGTTTGCGGGCCTCATGGAGAAGCTGCTGCTCGAGGGATCCATAATGGCGGGAGAGAACATGCTGCTCAAAGTGGAGAAGCTGGACCTCAAAGGGCTGATCCAAAAAATCGACGCAGAGAGGACCATCGGGCTCTCGACGGCGGGGAGCCCGTCTACATGCGAGGGCGTGGCGTCCCGGATGGACGGCGACACATGCCTTGTCGTGGGCGGCTTCCAGAAGGGGCACTTTTCAGAGTCTGCCCGGGCGCTGTTTGGCGAATCGTATACAGTGGGGGGCCGCCCGCTGGAATCCCACGTGGTCCTGGCGCGGATCCTCTACGAGTATGAAAAAACAGTTATGTAG